The following coding sequences lie in one Treponema sp. OMZ 790 genomic window:
- a CDS encoding bifunctional glycosyltransferase/class I SAM-dependent methyltransferase, giving the protein MIGLYEGTAVIVQARLNSKRLVRKALLNLGDNPILYRVLDSVRALPAEHFILACDTSSKKEFQPIADAAGYLCIDGSEEDVLKRFCDAVEFINSNFPNKPVKAIVRVTADNPFLFVQAAEASMRRYFELGEPDYFTYTGLPHGSGIEIIKAASLLKAASETDDSYAHEHVAPAIYSHPDKYRCIRETAPPAWYYPELRTTVDTAEDYEKAKEVYKYLVSHKKTPPFVPSDIVEAVSYADRTVVFCPSVTPGRGSGHLHRVCDLVGALLGKLRCLIYIPQSDYPNFSKSLLNSIPSDIIINEFPQKAALIVLDRFRTSEDEMTFFKHRGPVVVIDEGGPGRKLADFILDILPSLRTGNSNEESLMPENSPNIFSPEFISLPVNRKKNFNKLYKNKRIHLTPEKTKVLVVCGGENSYRMTLPIAQILASLKFDVSAIDINLSFEDIKRCEGKIKAFSRIENLKERLYEWDLVVTHYGFTAFEALAAGCYVLLVSPTDYHYKLGLASGFTALPAGIPSVINFADAFSHGIKIPKIISPDSKTGHLPSLIKSLSFGTKHLCPICGEDGTSEITARTPDRTMAHCLRCGMYHISFIVAPPKQYTKTYFFDEYKAQYGKTYLEDFESIRKQGMRRMEIIDKLYIDIFYRKREYSIFDGEKKILDIGCAYGPFVLAAKYSGWYAVGTDISESAVQYVTDTLKLPAFVSAFPALPQCYEYIYQKQMTGSGFESVSVHIENSSFAALSMWFVIEHFRDLDSVLKRVNGLLMPGGIFAFSTPNFSGVTGTFSPYKFFAQSPTDHYSIWDAKTVKDQLSRYGFKVLKIVSIGHHPERFKWCGKLKKNGILWNIVLAISKLFKLGDSMEVYAMKQGTLEDVK; this is encoded by the coding sequence ATGATTGGTTTATATGAAGGAACGGCTGTAATTGTTCAAGCCCGATTGAATTCCAAACGATTGGTTAGAAAGGCCTTGCTTAATTTGGGAGATAATCCTATTTTATACCGCGTTTTAGATTCCGTTAGGGCCTTACCTGCCGAGCATTTTATTTTGGCCTGCGATACAAGCTCAAAAAAAGAATTTCAGCCGATAGCAGATGCTGCCGGGTATCTTTGTATTGACGGTTCGGAAGAAGATGTGTTAAAAAGATTTTGCGATGCCGTCGAATTTATAAATTCCAATTTTCCGAATAAGCCTGTTAAAGCCATTGTCCGGGTTACAGCCGATAATCCGTTTCTTTTTGTTCAGGCAGCGGAAGCATCAATGCGCCGTTACTTTGAATTGGGGGAGCCCGATTATTTTACATATACGGGGCTTCCGCACGGATCCGGAATAGAAATTATTAAGGCTGCTTCTCTTTTAAAGGCTGCTTCTGAAACGGATGATTCTTATGCTCATGAACATGTAGCTCCTGCAATTTACAGTCATCCGGATAAATATCGATGCATTAGAGAAACGGCTCCGCCTGCCTGGTACTATCCTGAATTGCGTACTACTGTCGACACGGCCGAAGATTACGAAAAAGCAAAAGAGGTTTATAAGTATTTAGTTTCCCATAAAAAAACTCCGCCTTTTGTTCCGTCCGATATTGTCGAAGCCGTAAGCTATGCCGATAGAACTGTAGTCTTTTGTCCTTCTGTTACCCCGGGAAGAGGCAGCGGACACTTACACAGGGTCTGCGATTTAGTCGGTGCTCTTTTAGGAAAGTTAAGATGTTTGATCTATATACCTCAATCGGATTATCCTAACTTTTCAAAATCTCTTTTAAATTCCATTCCTTCAGATATAATTATAAACGAATTTCCGCAAAAGGCAGCTTTAATAGTATTGGACAGATTTAGAACTTCCGAAGATGAAATGACTTTTTTTAAACACCGCGGACCCGTTGTTGTAATAGATGAAGGCGGTCCCGGCCGAAAATTAGCGGATTTTATTTTGGATATTCTTCCGTCGCTTAGAACCGGTAATTCCAATGAAGAATCTTTAATGCCTGAAAATTCTCCGAATATATTTTCTCCCGAATTTATTTCTCTCCCGGTAAACCGCAAAAAGAATTTCAACAAATTATATAAAAATAAACGCATACATTTAACGCCTGAAAAGACAAAGGTTCTTGTAGTATGCGGCGGAGAAAATTCTTATAGGATGACATTGCCTATTGCCCAAATTTTGGCTTCCCTTAAATTTGATGTTTCTGCGATAGACATAAATTTAAGTTTTGAAGATATAAAACGCTGTGAAGGAAAAATAAAAGCTTTTTCACGAATTGAAAATTTAAAAGAGAGACTTTATGAGTGGGATTTGGTTGTAACGCATTACGGTTTTACAGCCTTTGAAGCTCTGGCCGCAGGATGTTATGTGCTCTTGGTTTCTCCGACCGATTATCATTATAAGTTGGGCTTGGCTTCAGGCTTTACGGCTCTTCCTGCGGGGATTCCTTCGGTTATAAATTTTGCGGATGCGTTTTCTCATGGAATTAAAATTCCTAAAATTATTAGCCCCGATTCTAAAACCGGACATTTACCTTCTTTAATAAAAAGTTTATCGTTTGGTACAAAACATTTATGTCCTATCTGCGGGGAGGATGGAACTTCCGAAATTACGGCTCGGACTCCCGATAGAACTATGGCTCATTGTCTGCGCTGCGGTATGTATCATATTTCGTTTATAGTAGCTCCTCCAAAGCAATACACCAAAACTTATTTCTTTGATGAGTACAAAGCTCAATACGGTAAAACCTATTTGGAAGATTTTGAGTCGATAAGAAAACAGGGGATGCGCCGAATGGAAATTATCGATAAACTCTATATCGATATTTTTTACCGAAAAAGAGAGTACAGTATTTTTGATGGGGAAAAGAAAATATTGGATATAGGCTGCGCTTACGGCCCCTTCGTTCTTGCTGCAAAATATTCGGGCTGGTATGCTGTAGGAACCGATATTTCCGAATCTGCAGTACAATATGTAACCGATACCTTAAAACTCCCTGCCTTTGTTTCGGCTTTTCCTGCTCTTCCTCAATGTTATGAGTATATCTACCAAAAACAAATGACAGGAAGCGGCTTTGAGTCGGTTTCAGTTCATATAGAAAATTCAAGTTTTGCTGCCTTGAGTATGTGGTTTGTTATCGAGCATTTTAGGGATTTGGACTCCGTTTTAAAAAGGGTAAACGGTTTATTGATGCCGGGAGGCATCTTTGCTTTTTCTACACCTAACTTTTCAGGCGTTACGGGAACGTTTTCGCCCTATAAATTTTTTGCTCAAAGTCCGACGGACCACTATTCGATTTGGGATGCAAAAACAGTTAAAGACCAGCTGAGCCGTTACGGCTTTAAAGTTTTAAAAATCGTTTCGATAGGTCATCATCCTGAAAGGTTTAAATGGTGCGGCAAACTTAAAAAGAACGGAATACTTTGGAATATTGTTTTAGCTATAAGTAAGCTGTTTAAACTCGGAGACAGTATGGAAGTGTATGCTATGAAACAGGGAACCTTGGAGGATGTAAAATGA
- a CDS encoding spiro-SPASM protein, which translates to MKSFVVLSAYDLSEYSFKKLENGIIPFEASFRAAAAFPYCKKIVVLTSASCEARIISILKNINLTDVNSVEWKVRALSKITPQLVFSEAAKEAELESSGFENVFFLHGDEPFIDLSATEKLFKQHLEYRAEYSFADGYPEGLLPEILASSLCPILAKLSENETSFERSFIFDTIKKEINSYDIETMIAPFDLRHLRLRFAADSKRNALLCSRFAGINAENYAALIEEKKAELFTLPAYYGIEINSSYPLKSIYKPNEFLKPEEKKEMDKDRLFSLIEKIAEYSDDAVISLSIFGEPSMYSGTLSVIEKILSFPKLSVLIETCGLYWPSSFIDRLEKIIAASPKRKNKMLSVYWIVCIDAVSSGMYAKVHGLTEDEANVKLKQALTFTDSLKKVFPDAVWAQIMRMKENEIEVEPFYRFWKNLGVNVIIQKYDTFCKLLEDKRVADLSPFNRHPCWHLKRDMYVLADGSVPLCKEDVKQDNILGNAFSDSLDSIRKKLFEVYKQHLECRYEDLCGRCDEYYTYNF; encoded by the coding sequence ATGAAGTCTTTTGTTGTTTTATCCGCTTATGATCTTTCGGAATATTCGTTTAAAAAACTTGAAAACGGTATAATACCTTTTGAAGCCTCTTTCCGTGCGGCTGCAGCTTTTCCGTATTGTAAAAAAATTGTCGTTTTAACTTCTGCTTCATGTGAAGCCCGTATCATTTCGATATTGAAAAATATAAATTTGACGGATGTAAATTCGGTAGAGTGGAAGGTTAGGGCTTTGTCAAAAATAACCCCTCAACTTGTATTTTCGGAGGCTGCAAAAGAAGCCGAATTGGAATCTTCCGGTTTTGAAAATGTTTTTTTTCTGCACGGAGATGAACCCTTTATCGATTTAAGCGCAACAGAAAAACTTTTTAAACAGCATCTGGAATACAGGGCTGAATACAGCTTTGCTGACGGATACCCTGAGGGGCTTCTTCCCGAAATTCTTGCCTCAAGTCTTTGTCCTATTCTTGCAAAGCTTTCCGAAAACGAAACCTCATTTGAGCGTTCTTTTATTTTTGATACGATAAAAAAAGAAATAAACAGCTATGATATTGAAACCATGATAGCTCCCTTCGATTTAAGACATCTGCGTCTTAGATTTGCGGCCGACTCAAAGCGTAATGCTCTTTTATGCAGCCGCTTTGCAGGAATAAATGCAGAAAACTATGCAGCCTTGATAGAAGAAAAAAAAGCCGAGCTTTTTACTCTGCCTGCATATTACGGGATAGAAATAAATTCTTCTTATCCTCTTAAATCAATATATAAGCCTAATGAGTTTTTAAAACCCGAAGAAAAAAAAGAAATGGATAAGGATCGTCTTTTTTCTCTTATCGAAAAAATTGCAGAATATTCGGATGATGCCGTAATTTCTCTTTCGATTTTCGGTGAGCCTTCAATGTACAGCGGCACTCTTTCGGTAATCGAAAAAATTTTATCTTTTCCAAAGTTGTCCGTTTTGATTGAAACTTGCGGTTTATATTGGCCTTCATCATTTATAGACAGGCTTGAAAAAATTATTGCAGCATCTCCAAAGCGAAAAAACAAAATGCTTTCCGTCTATTGGATTGTGTGTATTGATGCGGTAAGTTCAGGGATGTATGCTAAGGTGCACGGACTTACTGAAGATGAAGCGAACGTCAAATTAAAACAAGCTCTTACCTTTACCGACAGTTTAAAAAAAGTTTTCCCCGATGCCGTATGGGCCCAGATTATGCGTATGAAAGAAAACGAGATAGAGGTTGAGCCTTTTTACCGTTTTTGGAAAAATTTAGGCGTGAATGTAATTATTCAAAAATACGACACCTTTTGTAAACTGCTTGAAGATAAAAGAGTTGCCGATTTGTCTCCTTTTAATCGCCATCCTTGTTGGCATTTAAAAAGGGATATGTATGTTTTAGCTGACGGCTCGGTACCTCTTTGCAAAGAAGATGTTAAACAAGACAATATTTTGGGTAATGCTTTTTCGGATAGTTTAGATTCGATACGTAAAAAACTATTCGAGGTATACAAGCAGCATTTGGAGTGCAGATACGAAGATTTATGCGGACGTTGCGATGAATACTATACCTACAATTTTTAA
- a CDS encoding peptidylprolyl isomerase, with protein MMKIEKDTTVSMEYTLKDANGEILDSSDVMGPLEYIHGYNMIISGLEKALEGKEEGAEFKQVVPPEEAYGEIFDDLIVETTRAQFPEGVELEVGMDFEAGEGHHSRIVRITKIDGDKITIDANHPLAGETLHFDVKVLSVKKTTEEELQALIQQMSGGCGCGCGHEYDENACGCGCSGCH; from the coding sequence ATGATGAAAATAGAAAAAGATACAACAGTCAGTATGGAATACACACTGAAAGATGCTAACGGCGAAATCCTTGATTCGTCCGATGTAATGGGTCCGTTGGAGTATATCCACGGATATAATATGATTATTTCAGGCCTGGAAAAAGCTCTTGAAGGCAAGGAAGAAGGAGCCGAGTTTAAACAAGTTGTTCCTCCCGAAGAAGCTTACGGTGAAATCTTTGACGATTTAATTGTCGAAACAACCAGAGCTCAATTTCCTGAGGGTGTAGAACTTGAAGTAGGTATGGACTTTGAAGCAGGTGAAGGTCATCATTCCAGAATTGTAAGAATTACAAAAATAGACGGTGATAAGATTACGATAGACGCAAATCATCCTCTGGCAGGAGAAACTCTTCATTTTGACGTAAAAGTCTTATCGGTAAAAAAGACTACCGAAGAAGAACTACAAGCTCTTATTCAGCAAATGTCCGGAGGCTGCGGCTGCGGATGCGGTCATGAATATGATGAAAATGCTTGCGGCTGCGGGTGCTCAGGTTGCCACTAA
- a CDS encoding Gx transporter family protein, with protein sequence MFGGFCFFLSAIEIMIPKPVPFFRIGLANLPIILGLDLFSFPAFVLLLAIKVLGQALLSGTLFSYIVLFSAIGTFSSGLLMYAMRKIPRKAISFIGISLAGAFVSNSLQFLLAVLLMFGKSAVYIIPPVFSLGALTALFLGWFSAEFEVQSVWYQRVKAGRFDFVSETDNPQTVKNNIRDRYLRIGSGITLFLILLFVPFLPVQAVVLGAALILCAADKQKLNFLNLIFMFTAITVFNLFPPTGKIIFSIGSIDITHEALLRGFEKAIVLTGMIYISKWMLKARMNFKSRIGKSVQEAFDVFHKLLSVKHEIKPKMIIPTIDSVLLSINRL encoded by the coding sequence TTGTTCGGAGGATTTTGTTTTTTTCTTTCGGCAATAGAAATAATGATTCCAAAGCCGGTTCCTTTTTTTAGGATAGGTTTGGCAAATCTGCCCATCATTTTAGGCCTAGACCTCTTTTCTTTTCCGGCCTTTGTTCTTCTTTTAGCAATAAAGGTTTTAGGCCAAGCCCTCCTTTCCGGAACGCTTTTTTCGTACATAGTGCTGTTTTCGGCAATCGGAACATTTTCCTCAGGCCTTTTAATGTATGCCATGAGAAAAATACCGCGGAAAGCTATTTCGTTTATTGGTATCAGTTTGGCAGGCGCCTTCGTTTCGAACAGTCTGCAATTTCTTTTAGCAGTCTTGCTCATGTTCGGAAAATCGGCTGTGTACATAATTCCGCCGGTCTTTTCTCTGGGTGCCTTAACAGCCTTATTTTTAGGCTGGTTTTCTGCCGAATTTGAAGTACAGTCCGTGTGGTACCAAAGGGTAAAAGCCGGAAGGTTCGATTTTGTCTCTGAAACGGATAATCCTCAAACCGTAAAAAACAATATAAGAGACAGATATCTTAGAATAGGTTCAGGTATCACTCTTTTTTTAATCCTACTCTTTGTGCCTTTTTTGCCCGTACAAGCCGTTGTCTTGGGCGCAGCCCTGATCCTTTGTGCTGCCGACAAACAAAAACTTAATTTTTTAAATTTAATCTTTATGTTTACGGCCATTACCGTTTTCAACCTTTTTCCGCCCACAGGAAAGATAATTTTCAGCATAGGAAGCATAGACATCACCCATGAAGCCCTGTTAAGAGGATTTGAAAAAGCTATTGTTTTAACCGGAATGATATACATCTCGAAATGGATGCTTAAAGCAAGGATGAATTTCAAAAGCCGGATAGGAAAATCCGTACAGGAGGCTTTTGATGTTTTTCACAAATTATTATCTGTAAAGCACGAAATCAAGCCCAAAATGATAATTCCCACTATAGATTCGGTTCTTTTAAGCATAAACAGACTTTAA
- the pheT gene encoding phenylalanine--tRNA ligase subunit beta has translation MPKIEVNESLFFKMLGAKLGTEPEAKHDYDKLEEILTSAKAELDEKPDTSLPEKERIIKIELNDTNRPDLWSTAGLTRLLRIHAGGESNTKNYQSFLSSKEKTQSSAERVVKVSPELKEIRPFAAGFVISGKPIDELMLADIIQTQEKLCRNFGRKRKTVSMGVYRSKLIKWPIEYTAVDPDKQEFTPLDMEKPLSCRKILKEHPKGIEYAPLLEDKKLFPLLKDANGEVLSMPPVINSARIGAVQAGDADLFVEFTGTDMTSILLSANIVACDFADCGYTILPVKIEHPYETGYGKTVTTPFYFQENAQTTVEAVNKLLGSSFKAEEIAEALKRMDSETEISGNKITLKPSPYRNDFLHEVDIIEDVMMGKTVNFFTPETPNEFTIGRLLPATMLSRKIKGLMIGMGYQEMIFNYLGSKKDYIERMCIDESSVIEISNPMSENYQFVRPSILPSLLNAEMGSANAVYPHKIFETGKIAFFDDTHSTGTGTAQSLGFLTAEQNANFNTAASEAANLLYYLGIEYKVCETDDPRFISGRQAGLLYKGEQIGIFGEVHPQVLENWDINIPCFAGELNIEKILETQN, from the coding sequence ATGCCTAAGATTGAAGTAAATGAAAGCCTTTTTTTTAAGATGCTGGGAGCAAAGCTCGGGACAGAGCCCGAAGCAAAGCACGATTACGATAAACTTGAAGAGATTTTAACGTCAGCCAAGGCAGAACTTGACGAAAAACCCGATACCTCGCTTCCCGAAAAGGAAAGGATTATTAAGATAGAATTAAACGACACAAACCGACCCGACCTTTGGTCTACTGCGGGCCTTACAAGGCTTTTACGCATTCATGCAGGTGGCGAATCAAATACAAAAAACTATCAGAGTTTTCTTTCGTCAAAGGAAAAAACTCAAAGCTCCGCCGAACGTGTAGTTAAGGTTTCGCCCGAACTTAAAGAAATCCGTCCCTTTGCGGCGGGCTTTGTAATTTCGGGTAAGCCGATAGATGAGCTAATGCTTGCAGACATAATTCAAACACAGGAAAAACTTTGCCGCAACTTCGGAAGAAAACGAAAGACCGTTTCGATGGGAGTTTATCGCTCAAAGCTTATAAAATGGCCGATAGAATATACGGCTGTAGATCCCGATAAACAAGAGTTCACTCCGCTCGACATGGAAAAGCCCCTTTCGTGCCGAAAAATCCTAAAGGAACATCCCAAGGGAATCGAGTATGCTCCCTTGCTTGAAGACAAAAAGCTCTTTCCCCTTTTAAAAGATGCAAACGGAGAAGTCCTTTCGATGCCGCCTGTTATAAACAGTGCAAGGATAGGAGCCGTCCAAGCAGGCGATGCCGATCTTTTTGTAGAATTTACAGGTACGGACATGACAAGCATCCTGCTTTCTGCCAATATAGTCGCCTGCGACTTTGCCGACTGCGGATACACAATTCTTCCCGTCAAAATAGAACATCCTTATGAAACCGGATACGGAAAAACCGTCACAACCCCGTTTTATTTTCAGGAAAATGCGCAAACTACAGTAGAAGCCGTCAACAAGCTCTTAGGTTCCTCCTTTAAGGCAGAAGAAATTGCCGAGGCCCTAAAACGCATGGACTCTGAAACCGAAATTTCGGGCAATAAGATTACGCTAAAACCTTCTCCATACCGCAACGACTTTTTACATGAAGTAGACATAATCGAAGACGTGATGATGGGTAAGACAGTGAACTTCTTTACTCCGGAAACGCCCAACGAATTTACAATCGGAAGACTTTTACCTGCAACCATGCTAAGCCGAAAAATAAAAGGCCTTATGATAGGCATGGGCTATCAGGAAATGATTTTTAACTATTTGGGATCAAAAAAGGACTATATCGAAAGAATGTGCATCGACGAATCTTCGGTCATCGAGATTTCAAACCCAATGTCCGAAAACTATCAGTTTGTGCGCCCCTCTATTCTACCCTCTCTTTTAAACGCCGAGATGGGATCTGCAAATGCGGTCTACCCTCATAAAATCTTTGAGACGGGAAAAATTGCCTTTTTTGACGATACCCACTCCACAGGCACAGGTACAGCCCAAAGTTTAGGCTTTTTGACGGCCGAGCAAAACGCCAACTTTAACACGGCAGCAAGCGAGGCGGCAAACCTCTTATATTACCTCGGAATAGAATATAAGGTTTGCGAAACCGATGACCCGCGCTTTATTTCGGGCAGGCAGGCAGGCCTTCTTTACAAGGGAGAACAAATAGGCATATTCGGGGAGGTTCATCCTCAAGTTTTGGAAAACTGGGACATAAACATTCCCTGCTTTGCAGGCGAATTAAATATAGAAAAGATTTTGGAAACTCAAAACTAA